A stretch of the Metopolophium dirhodum isolate CAU chromosome 8, ASM1992520v1, whole genome shotgun sequence genome encodes the following:
- the LOC132951089 gene encoding GTPase Era, mitochondrial, whose translation MAKYFSTIFLSIGLKPIAVPNRVYTLLKCKYSSNPEQCLSNSDNQNENDLIEIKRQRLLKIAIIGVPNAGKSSIINSIVQRNICPYSCKVHTTRSSVRAVRSVDDTQLVFLDTPGLVDSTEIAKYNLERTFANDSVNSIEEADIIGVIHDVSNRYTRNHLDPKVLRLLHLYPNKDSFLVLNKIDLLKSKSYLLDLARSLTCFKHNNIHIPEPYTMTPEKRRTHESLKIQERMLGRKITQSIGWENFKDVFMVSAIHSLGSSDIEDYLLQKSKPSPWIFPKDVLTDKEDHKLVLHMIESTLYDFLPNEVPYNLKVEMEYYEVSREGNIHIVVLIHCNTPRIEKLVMGKRGSRIRNIAMKSEQHLRNLFLTDVFLKMVVTDKPKYSAQHMADTLSQ comes from the exons ATGGCTAAGTATTTCAGTACCATTTTTCTTTCAATTGGCTTAAAACCAATTGCAGTACCGAACCgtgtttatacattattgaaATGTAAGTATAGTTCAAACCCAGAACAATGTCTGAGCAACAGTGACAACCAAAACGAGAATgatttaatagaaattaagCGTCAGCGTCTGTTAAAAATAGCCATCATAGGTGTACCAAATGCCGGAAAGAGTTCTATAATCAATTCTATTGTCCAGAGAAAT ATATGTCCTTATTCTTGTAAAGTTCATACTACAAGATCTAGTGTCCGCGCAGTACGAAGTGTGGACGATACGCAATTAGTTTTTTTAGACACTCCTGGTCTTGTAGACTCTACAGAAATTGCAAA gtataatttagaaAGGACATTTGCTAATGATTCAGTAAACTCAATCGAAGAAGCAGATATAATTGGTGTTATTCATGATGTGTCTAATCGATACACAAGGAACCATTTAGATCCCAAAGTGTTGAGGCTTTTACATCTTTATCCTAACAAAGATTCATTTCTAGTACTAAATaaa atagatcttttaaaatctaaaagctATCTCTTAGATTTGGCACGGTCTTTAACATGCTTTAAACATAACAACATTCATATTCCTGAACCATACACTATGACACCTGAAAAAAGAAGAACCCAtgaaagcttaaaaattcaagaGAGGATGTTAGGGAGAAAAATTACGCAGTCTATTGGTTGGGAAAACTTTAAAGATGTATTTATGGTATCTGCAATCCATAGTCTTGGTTCATCAGATATTGAG GATTACCTGTTACAAAAAAGCAAACCATCTCCTTGGATATTTCCCAAAGATGTATTGACTGATAAAGAAGACCACAAATTAGTACTACACATGATAGAGTCAACATTGTATGATTTTTTACCCAATGAAGTTCCGTACAACTTAAAAGTAGAAATGGAATATTATGAAGTTTCTAGGGAAG GAAATATACACATTGTTGTATTAATTCATTGCAATACACCAAGAATAGAGAAGCTGGTGATGGGAAAAAGAGGCAGTCGTATCAGGAACATTGCTATGAAATCTGAACAACACCTCAGGAATCTGTTTTTAACTGATGTTTTCCTCAAAATGGTCGTCACAGATAAACCAAAATATTCTGCACAACACATGGCAGATACTTTAAGCCAGTAA